A part of Streptomyces sp. NBC_01235 genomic DNA contains:
- a CDS encoding helix-turn-helix transcriptional regulator yields MASLDAGLKIEAANADFFRHVARPSTEICGRSIYDVLHPSARNILPKHFTHLSNGQGSRFVERVVAMRGHDRVFSAEITGIAVKGEGDDLSGVVVLMSPEDEPAEAAERPAKPTPMLTALDARILEGVATGASTIQLASRLYLSRQGVEYHVGLMLRRFKAPNRAALVSRAYSMGVLTVGSWPPRAVPEYVK; encoded by the coding sequence ATGGCGAGTCTGGACGCCGGTCTCAAGATCGAAGCGGCGAACGCCGACTTCTTCCGCCATGTCGCCCGGCCGTCCACGGAGATCTGCGGACGCAGCATCTACGACGTCCTGCATCCGAGCGCCCGCAACATCCTCCCCAAGCACTTCACCCATCTCTCGAACGGCCAAGGCAGCCGCTTCGTCGAGCGAGTGGTCGCCATGCGCGGCCACGACCGCGTCTTCTCCGCGGAGATCACCGGCATAGCCGTCAAGGGGGAGGGGGACGACCTGTCGGGTGTCGTCGTCCTGATGAGCCCGGAGGACGAGCCGGCCGAGGCGGCCGAGCGGCCAGCCAAACCGACGCCGATGCTCACCGCCCTCGACGCCCGCATCCTGGAAGGGGTCGCCACCGGCGCCTCGACCATCCAGCTGGCCTCGCGTCTCTACCTCAGCCGCCAAGGCGTGGAGTACCACGTCGGTCTGATGCTGCGACGCTTCAAGGCCCCCAACCGCGCCGCGCTCGTCTCCCGCGCCTACTCGATGGGTGTCCTCACGGTCGGCAGCTGGCCGCCCCGTGCCGTGCCCGAGTACGTGAAGTGA
- a CDS encoding pyridoxamine 5'-phosphate oxidase family protein: MTEQTSAPVLSDTPRTRHRRLREQGSLNRADLDAVLAAGFVCHLGVVVDGSPMVVPTVYGVDGNTLYLHGSVAGRSMVASPQDVVCVTVTHVDGLVLARSVFEHGVNYRSAMIYGVPRAVTDPKEKLTGLRVLTEHIAPGQWEYARQPSRKELAATALLALSLAEASVKLRSGPPEDGDGSDAALGLWAGVLPLHSAWGSPEPDPALAGGIPVPAHLAALARKRARGRDVQG, from the coding sequence ATGACGGAGCAGACGTCTGCCCCTGTCCTGTCCGATACCCCCCGCACCCGTCACCGCCGCCTGCGCGAGCAAGGCAGTCTCAACCGTGCCGACCTGGACGCTGTCTTGGCCGCGGGCTTCGTGTGTCACCTCGGCGTGGTGGTGGACGGCAGCCCCATGGTCGTACCGACCGTCTACGGGGTCGATGGGAACACCCTGTATCTGCACGGCTCGGTCGCCGGCCGGAGCATGGTGGCCTCGCCTCAGGATGTTGTCTGTGTGACGGTCACTCATGTCGACGGCCTGGTGCTGGCCCGGTCGGTGTTCGAGCACGGTGTCAACTACCGCAGCGCGATGATCTACGGCGTACCGCGTGCGGTGACCGATCCCAAGGAGAAGCTCACTGGCCTACGAGTGCTGACCGAGCACATCGCGCCCGGCCAGTGGGAGTACGCGAGGCAGCCCAGCCGCAAAGAGCTGGCTGCCACGGCCCTCCTCGCACTGTCGCTGGCGGAGGCCTCGGTGAAGCTGCGCTCCGGGCCCCCGGAGGACGGAGACGGGTCGGATGCCGCACTTGGCCTGTGGGCCGGTGTGCTGCCGCTTCATTCGGCTTGGGGTTCTCCGGAGCCTGACCCCGCCCTGGCCGGCGGCATACCTGTTCCCGCGCACTTGGCGGCCCTGGCCAGGAAGAGGGCCCGTGGCCGGGACGTCCAGGGGTGA
- a CDS encoding eCIS core domain-containing protein, whose protein sequence is MRAREQDTQAQGPQQGRDRRPAAARSAAVHTAAALGRTGGLSPAALAVLQRTVGNRALAQLVADERHEHGPGCGHSDGTAVQRAPEVDAVLRSGGRPLEAPLRQEMEARLDADFGDVRLHDDSAARRSAAQLGARAYTSGSHVVIGEGGGDKHTLAHELTHVIQQRSGPVAGTDTGDGLRVSDPGDSFERAAEANAARVMSGPAPVQRSAEAGEGAAHASEQGRTGEGSGRRRQVQRVAYNTNAVPQSSFMYPVVDSLGRTTSIEMISDGSLIGSPPAVDPTGYTYIRQLGLTNFWIRFHLINMQAGGPGTQNNLVPASKRDNSRYEASVESVLKRELNTVETANAALAANAARHYVYFGVDVDYGAANPQTTPYQQSFAPYFVRSLTINFKRYDPTAGGWQVLAAAAPFVFTDPQPTYFGQALAAATMTLQDLIQVTANRGWNADDVVFLQSIGAGGARNGEFRRLVDQAGALGATESVIHTFSQMPFRPPRQGGRGQQRGAVTFAERINSDAQLATLATLIATGRITT, encoded by the coding sequence ATGCGGGCGCGGGAGCAGGACACGCAGGCTCAGGGCCCGCAGCAGGGACGGGACCGGCGTCCGGCGGCCGCCCGGTCGGCCGCTGTGCACACCGCCGCCGCCTTGGGTCGTACCGGCGGGCTGTCACCCGCCGCCCTCGCCGTCCTCCAGCGCACGGTGGGCAACCGGGCGCTGGCCCAGCTCGTCGCCGACGAACGGCACGAACACGGTCCGGGCTGCGGACACTCGGACGGCACGGCCGTCCAGCGCGCCCCCGAGGTCGACGCGGTGCTGCGCAGCGGGGGCCGTCCGCTGGAGGCGCCGCTGCGGCAGGAGATGGAGGCCCGGCTCGACGCCGACTTCGGCGACGTACGTCTGCACGACGACAGCGCCGCCCGCCGGTCGGCCGCGCAGCTCGGGGCCCGCGCCTACACCTCCGGCAGCCATGTGGTCATCGGCGAGGGCGGCGGTGACAAGCACACCCTGGCCCATGAGCTCACCCATGTGATCCAGCAGCGAAGCGGCCCGGTCGCGGGCACCGACACCGGCGACGGACTGCGGGTCAGCGACCCCGGCGACTCCTTCGAGCGGGCCGCCGAGGCCAACGCCGCCCGGGTGATGTCGGGGCCCGCCCCCGTGCAGCGGAGCGCCGAAGCCGGGGAGGGAGCGGCGCACGCTTCCGAACAGGGGCGGACGGGCGAGGGTTCCGGCCGGCGGCGGCAGGTCCAGCGCGTCGCCTACAACACGAACGCCGTTCCGCAGAGCTCGTTCATGTACCCCGTCGTGGACTCCTTGGGCCGGACGACGTCCATCGAGATGATCAGTGACGGTTCGCTGATCGGCTCGCCGCCGGCCGTCGACCCCACCGGCTACACCTACATCCGCCAGCTCGGTCTTACGAACTTCTGGATCCGTTTTCATCTCATCAACATGCAGGCGGGCGGTCCCGGAACGCAGAACAACCTGGTGCCCGCCTCCAAGCGCGACAACAGCCGGTACGAGGCCAGCGTCGAGAGCGTGCTGAAGAGGGAGCTGAACACCGTGGAGACCGCGAACGCCGCTCTGGCGGCGAACGCTGCGCGCCACTACGTCTACTTCGGCGTCGACGTGGACTACGGGGCGGCCAACCCCCAGACCACGCCGTACCAGCAGTCCTTCGCCCCGTACTTCGTCCGGTCTCTCACGATCAACTTCAAGCGGTACGACCCCACGGCCGGGGGCTGGCAGGTCCTGGCCGCCGCGGCCCCGTTCGTCTTCACGGACCCCCAGCCGACCTACTTCGGCCAGGCGCTGGCCGCCGCCACCATGACCCTCCAGGATCTGATTCAGGTCACCGCGAACCGCGGATGGAACGCGGACGACGTCGTCTTCCTCCAGTCGATCGGCGCGGGCGGCGCCCGCAACGGGGAGTTCCGGCGCCTGGTGGACCAGGCGGGTGCCCTGGGGGCCACGGAGTCCGTGATCCACACGTTCTCGCAGATGCCGTTCCGGCCGCCCCGGCAGGGCGGCCGGGGCCAGCAGCGAGGTGCCGTAACGTTCGCCGAGCGCATCAACAGCGATGCGCAGCTGGCCACCCTGGCCACTCTGATCGCCACCGGCAGAATCACCACCTGA
- a CDS encoding NAD(P)-binding domain-containing protein: MNNLREVEVVVIGAGQAGLAGAYHLLRTGFEPERDFVVLDHAPAPGGAWQFRWPSLTYGKVHGMHALPGMELTGADPGRPSSEVVGEYFDAYERTFDLRVRRPVDVKAVREGTGGRLLVETSAGMWSTRAVLNATGTWDRPFWPRYPGQETFRGRQLHTARYPGPEAFAGLRVIVVGGGASGTQHLLEIAPYAADTTWVTRRPPVFREGPFDEGAGRAAVALVEERVRQGLPPKSVVSVTGLPLNDAIRQGLADGVLDRLPMFDRVTPDGVEWDDGRRVDADVILWATGFRAAVDHLAPLRLREPGGGIRVEGTRAVADPRIHLVGYGPSASTIGANRAGRAAVRDIRRLLAEATVPA, encoded by the coding sequence GTGAACAACTTGCGTGAGGTCGAGGTGGTCGTCATAGGCGCCGGTCAGGCAGGTCTGGCCGGCGCCTATCACCTGCTGCGCACCGGTTTCGAGCCGGAGCGCGACTTCGTGGTGCTCGACCACGCTCCCGCCCCAGGGGGTGCCTGGCAGTTCCGGTGGCCCTCGCTGACGTACGGCAAGGTGCACGGGATGCACGCCCTGCCCGGCATGGAGCTGACGGGCGCGGATCCCGGCCGGCCGTCCTCCGAGGTCGTCGGGGAGTACTTCGACGCCTACGAGCGCACGTTCGACCTGCGGGTGCGGCGGCCGGTCGACGTGAAGGCCGTACGGGAAGGCACCGGTGGGCGGCTGCTCGTCGAGACCTCCGCCGGTATGTGGTCCACGCGGGCCGTGCTCAACGCCACCGGCACCTGGGACCGGCCGTTCTGGCCGCGCTATCCCGGCCAGGAGACCTTCCGTGGACGGCAGTTGCACACCGCGCGGTACCCGGGTCCTGAGGCGTTCGCCGGACTGCGGGTGATCGTGGTGGGCGGTGGTGCGTCCGGTACGCAGCACCTGCTGGAGATCGCGCCGTACGCGGCCGACACCACCTGGGTGACCCGGCGACCTCCCGTCTTTCGCGAGGGCCCCTTCGACGAGGGCGCGGGCCGCGCGGCGGTCGCGCTCGTGGAGGAGCGGGTGCGGCAGGGGCTGCCGCCGAAGAGCGTGGTGTCCGTGACGGGGCTGCCGCTCAACGACGCGATCCGGCAGGGGCTGGCCGACGGGGTGCTGGACCGGCTGCCCATGTTCGACCGTGTCACTCCGGACGGCGTGGAGTGGGACGACGGGCGGCGGGTGGACGCCGACGTCATCCTGTGGGCGACCGGTTTCCGGGCCGCCGTCGACCATCTCGCGCCGCTGCGGCTGCGTGAGCCGGGCGGCGGGATCCGGGTCGAGGGAACGCGTGCGGTCGCCGATCCACGCATCCACCTCGTCGGCTATGGGCCGTCGGCCAGCACCATCGGCGCCAACCGGGCCGGACGTGCGGCCGTACGGGACATCAGGCGGCTGCTGGCCGAAGCGACCGTCCCCGCCTGA